In the genome of Nocardioides palaemonis, the window TAGGCCATGAACGGCCGGTTCGACATCGGGTCGTAGCGCAGCTGGCCGTCGACGCCCTCCGCGGCGAAGGTGGCCTCGGCGCCGAGGGTGAGCCCGTCGTAGACGCCCTCCGCCAGGTCGGTGATCGCCCGGATGAGGGGCTCGCGGTCGCGGGTGCGGCCGCCGAAGATGATCGCGTCGATCGGGACGCCGACCGGGTCGTCGTAGTCGGCGGCGACGTTGGGGACGTTGGCGAGGGTGGTGGTGAACCGGCTGTTGGGGTGGGCCCAGGCGGCGGTGTCGTTGTCCTTGCGGTCGGCGAGCGGCGCGCCCGTCCAGTCGAGCCAGCCCTTCACGTCGGTCGGGGGCTTGGGGGTCTTGCCCTCCCACCACACCTCGCCCGTGGCCGGGTTGTGCGCGACGTTGGTGAAGATGCACTCGGTGCCCTCGGCGATCGAGGCGAGCGCGTTGGGGTTGGTCTTCTCGTTGGTGTCCTTCGCGACCCCGAAGACGCCGTACTCCGGGTTCATCCCCATCAGCCGGCCGGTCTTCTCGTCCACCCACAGCCACGCGATGTCGTCGCCGTAGAAGGACACGTGGTAGCGGTCGCCCAGCGCGTCGGGCGCCGCCATCATCGCCAGGTTGGTCTTGCCCGAGGCACTCGGGAAGCCGCCGCAGACGTGGTACGTCTTCCCCGTCTCCTTGTCGTGGATGCCGATGAGCATGTACTGCTCGGCGAGGAACTTCTTGCTGGCCCACCCGTCGTACGCGCCCTGGCGCAGGCCGTGGGCGATCTTGCCGAGCAGGGCGTTGCCGCCGTAGGACGACCCGAAGTGCAGGATCGTCCGCTCGTCGGCGACGGTGACGAAGTAGCGCTGGTCGTCGGGGGTGCCCTGGCCCAGGTGCTCCAGGTCGCCGGTGACGTGGACCGCGCGCACGAAGGAGTCCGGGTCCTCGAGCTCGTTGACGAACTGCACGCCGACGCGCGCCATCCGGATCATGTGCAGCACGACGGTGCGGGTGTCGGTCAGCTCGACGCCGGCCGCCCACGGCGCGAGCGGGTTGCCGGGGGGCGCCATCAGGTAGGGGACGACGTACATCGTCTTGCCCTCCGAGGCGCCGCGCATCCGGTCGTGGAGCATTGGCTTCATCTCCGACGCCGGACGCCAGTTGTTGTAGACGCCGCGGTCCAACTCGTCGTTGGTCGCGACGATGGTCCGCTCCTCCGAGCGCGCGGTGTCCTTGTGGTAGCTGCGGGAGTAGTACCGACCCTCGCCGGCGCGCTGGAGCTCTCCTGCCGCCACCGCCTCCTCGAGCAGCCGGGCATCGTCGGAGGCGTTGACGACCTCGACGTGCTCGGCGCCGGTGAGCTCGGCGTACTCCGTGACGAACGCACGGACGCGGGGGTTCGTCAGCCCGGCCTCGTCCAGGACTGCCTCGAGATCTGCCATCGCGCTGCCTCTCTTCGGTGGGGTGCTAGGCACCCTAGGCCACGGTCCGGGGGGTCGGACCGACTCGGGGGGTGGGGGTGATTTCGCTCGTCCGGTGCACGTCGGCTATCCTCGTCCAGTCCTCGCACGCAACAGCGTCAGCGGCGGACGGGCGCCTGTAGCTCAACGGATAGAGCATCTGACTACGGATCAGAAGGTTTGGGGTTCGAATCCCTACAGGCGCGCAGGACGAGCGGCTCCGACCTCCGGTCGGGGCCGTTCCTGCGTCTGGGCCGCCGCGTGGCGTGCTCGCTTGGCCCGCATGGCTCCGAGCAGGAACACGCACATGCCGACCACCACGAGCGTCGCCAGGACCGCCAGCCCCTCGGCCCACACGAGCGGGGACCAGTCGTGCTGGACGTACTGGTGGTTCACCATCGGGACCTCCTGGGGAGTGGTGTTCGTCGATGCCTCCACCCTCGTCCTGACCCGCCGCGTCCGGCAGGACCAAAGGGCCCGGGCGACCGGGACGGACGTCCCGGGGGTCGGCCTAGGCTGGGTCCGTGCCACCGATCGACGACGCCTCCCGCCCCCGCGTGGCCGGGTCCGTCGACCTCACGCCCCGGCAGCGGATGGCCGGGGACCACCTCCGGATGATCCACGACCACTTCCGCGCCCAGCTCGCCGCGCTGGGCCGCGCCGTCGAGTCGCTGCGCGACGGCACGGGGTCGGCGGGAGCCGTGCGCGCCGAGGTCCACGCCCTCGCCCCCGCCCTGTCCGCGCAGCAGGTCGCCGGCATGTGCGGCCAGGTCTGCCGCTTCCTGACCATGCACCACACGATCGAGGACCAGAACCTCTTCCCCGCCGTCGCGACGCTGTCGGACTACGCCCCGGTCGCCGCCCGGCTCGCCGAGGAGCACCTGGTCGTCCACGCCCACCTCGAGCGCGTCGACGACCTCGCGGTCGCGGTCGCCGCGGACCCGTCCCGGGCCGACGAGCTGGTCGAGGCGGTCGCCGACCTGCGGGCGGACCTGGAGTCGCACTTCGCCTACGAGGAGAGCGAGATGACCGAGCCGCTGGGACTGCTCGGCCTCGGGGTCTGACGTTCTGCCCGTTCTCCGTTCTGCTCTGGGCGGAACCGCTGGGCAGCGCGCCGGGGCGTGGCTAGCGTCGGGACATGGGCCAGATCCTGCCGTTCCCCGACCGCGACGACGCCTCCCCCGCTGCCGCCGAGCCGGAGCCGCTCTGGCGCGAGCTCGTCGGTCGCGAGCTGCACCGCGAGCGCGTCCGCCGCGGCGAGCGCCTGGTCGACGTCGCCGGACGAGCCGGCGTGTCGGTGCAGTACCTCTCCGAGGTCGAGCGCGGGCTCAAGGACCCCTCGTCGGAGATGCTGCAGGCGATCGCCGGCGCGCTCGACCTCGGCACCCGCGAGCTCGCCACCCGCGCCGCCCGGCCCGAGGCCCTCGCACTGGCCGCCTGAGTCGAGCAGGCCGACCACAGCAGGCAGTTCGGCGCTGGGCTGTGCCCGCTGAGCGTGGCGACGGCGTACCGAGCCGCGAACTGCCTGCTGAGGTGAGGCACCAGCCCTCGGGGTCAGGCCAGCAGCGGCTGGTCGTGGAAGACCGTGTCGACGACCCCGTAGTCGACGGCCGCCTCGCCGGGGAGCACGAGGGTGCGGTCGGTGTCCTGGCGGATCTGCTCGGGCGTACGCCCGGTGTGGCGCGCCAGCACCTCCTCGAGCACCAGCCGCACCCGGGCCACCTCGTCGGCCTCGAGGATGAGGTCGGGCACGGTGCCACGACCCTGGGTCGCGGGCTGGTGGAGGACGACGCGACCGTGGGGCAGGATCGCCCGCTTCCCCGGCGCGCCACCGGCGAGCAGGACCGCGGCGGTCCAGGTCGCCTGGCCGACGCAGACGGTCTCCACGTCGGGCCGGACGAACTGCATGGCGTCGTAGATCGCCAGCGACGCCGAGATCGAGCCGCCGGGACTGTTGACGTAGAGGCTGATCGGCACCTCGGAGCTCTCCGAGGCGAGGTGCAGCAGCTGGGCGATGACCGCGTTGGCGACGCCGTCGTCGATCTCGGTGCCGAGGTAGACGATGCGCTCGGAGAGCAGCCGGGAGTAGAGGTCGAGGGTCCGCTCGCCGCGCGGCGTCTGCTGCACGACGTAGGGGATCGTGTAGCCGCTCATCGCGCACCTGCCAGGCCGACCGCGTGCCGGCGCCCGGGCGTGACGTCGTCGACGCCGGTGATGAGGTGGTCGACGAAGCCGTAGGCGAGGGCCTGCTCGGCGCTGAACCAGCGGTCGCGGCGGGAGTCGCGCTCGACGGTGTCGCGGTCCTGCCCGGTGTGCTCGGCGATCAGCCCGAGGACCGTGTCGCGGGTCTGGCGCAGGTCCTCGGCCTGGAGCTCGATGTCGACGGCGGTGCCGCCGATCCCGGCCGACCCCTGGTGGAGCAGGACCCGGGCGTGGGGCAGGACGTAACGCTTGCCGGGCGTGCCGGCCGACAGCAGGAACTGCCCGGCGCTGGCCGCCATGCCCATCGCGACGGTGCTGACGTCGTTGGGGATCAGGCGCATCACGTCGTGGATCGCGAGCATCGCGGAGACGGAGCCGCCGGGGCTGTTGATCCAGAGGCTGATGTCGGCGCGGGGGTCGTCGGCGGAGAGGAGGAGCAGCTGGTGCATCAGCCGGTTGCCGTTGCGCTCCTGCAGCTCCTCGCCGAGCACGACGATGCGCTCGTGCATCAGGCGGCGGACGAGCTCGTCCTCGATGCGTTCGGTGGTGTGGGTGCTCATGCCGTCCAGCGTGCGGCGCCGCACGC includes:
- a CDS encoding phosphoenolpyruvate carboxykinase (GTP), which translates into the protein MADLEAVLDEAGLTNPRVRAFVTEYAELTGAEHVEVVNASDDARLLEEAVAAGELQRAGEGRYYSRSYHKDTARSEERTIVATNDELDRGVYNNWRPASEMKPMLHDRMRGASEGKTMYVVPYLMAPPGNPLAPWAAGVELTDTRTVVLHMIRMARVGVQFVNELEDPDSFVRAVHVTGDLEHLGQGTPDDQRYFVTVADERTILHFGSSYGGNALLGKIAHGLRQGAYDGWASKKFLAEQYMLIGIHDKETGKTYHVCGGFPSASGKTNLAMMAAPDALGDRYHVSFYGDDIAWLWVDEKTGRLMGMNPEYGVFGVAKDTNEKTNPNALASIAEGTECIFTNVAHNPATGEVWWEGKTPKPPTDVKGWLDWTGAPLADRKDNDTAAWAHPNSRFTTTLANVPNVAADYDDPVGVPIDAIIFGGRTRDREPLIRAITDLAEGVYDGLTLGAEATFAAEGVDGQLRYDPMSNRPFMAYGEGDYARHYLDVVGAATDQPIFAHVNWFQRDAEDGHFLWPGYRDNLRPLLWLLQLRNGEVEGRRTAVGILPTEEELDLVGMDVPAEDLERILTIDTERWQQEMGFREEHLAQFERMPEEIWEAHRRVAADLEKE
- a CDS encoding hemerythrin domain-containing protein produces the protein MPPIDDASRPRVAGSVDLTPRQRMAGDHLRMIHDHFRAQLAALGRAVESLRDGTGSAGAVRAEVHALAPALSAQQVAGMCGQVCRFLTMHHTIEDQNLFPAVATLSDYAPVAARLAEEHLVVHAHLERVDDLAVAVAADPSRADELVEAVADLRADLESHFAYEESEMTEPLGLLGLGV
- a CDS encoding helix-turn-helix domain-containing protein is translated as MGQILPFPDRDDASPAAAEPEPLWRELVGRELHRERVRRGERLVDVAGRAGVSVQYLSEVERGLKDPSSEMLQAIAGALDLGTRELATRAARPEALALAA
- a CDS encoding ClpP family protease — translated: MSGYTIPYVVQQTPRGERTLDLYSRLLSERIVYLGTEIDDGVANAVIAQLLHLASESSEVPISLYVNSPGGSISASLAIYDAMQFVRPDVETVCVGQATWTAAVLLAGGAPGKRAILPHGRVVLHQPATQGRGTVPDLILEADEVARVRLVLEEVLARHTGRTPEQIRQDTDRTLVLPGEAAVDYGVVDTVFHDQPLLA
- a CDS encoding ClpP family protease yields the protein MSTHTTERIEDELVRRLMHERIVVLGEELQERNGNRLMHQLLLLSADDPRADISLWINSPGGSVSAMLAIHDVMRLIPNDVSTVAMGMAASAGQFLLSAGTPGKRYVLPHARVLLHQGSAGIGGTAVDIELQAEDLRQTRDTVLGLIAEHTGQDRDTVERDSRRDRWFSAEQALAYGFVDHLITGVDDVTPGRRHAVGLAGAR